One genomic region from Epinephelus fuscoguttatus linkage group LG6, E.fuscoguttatus.final_Chr_v1 encodes:
- the surf4l gene encoding surfeit 4, like → MGHGDLMSQAEDVADQFLRVTKHYLPHVARLCLVSTFLEDGVRMWFQWAEQSEYIESTWSCGHFIANVFVLINLLGQLGNTHIHTHTHTHTHTHTLGLSLCSFQYMLRYCILQLQTVAYSILWDPKFLMRNLALGGGLLLLLAECRGEARSVFAGVPSLGHQSSPKHLLQLGGRVLLVLMFMTLLHFDLSLFSILQNLVGTALIVLVAVGFKTKLAALTLVVWLLVINFTFNAFWNIPSYKPMHDFLKYDFFQTTSVIGGLLLVVALGPGGVSMDEKKKEW, encoded by the exons ATGGGACACGGAGACCTGATGAGCCAGGCGGAGGATGTGGCGGACCAG TTCCTGCGGGTGACCAAACACTACCTCCCCCACGTGGCGCGGCTGTGCCTGGTCAGCACCTTCCTGGAGGACGGCGTCAGGATGTGGTTCCAGTGGGCGGAGCAGAGCGAGTACATCGAGTCCACCTGGAGCTGCGGACACTTCATCGCCAACGTCTTCGTCCTAATCAACCTGCTGGGGCAGCTGGgtaatacacacatacacacacacacacacacacacacacacacacacacactgggtttGTCTTTGTGTAGTTTTCAGTACATGTTGAGGTACTGCATACTTCAAT tgcagaCAGTGGCCTACAGCATTCTGTGGGACCCAAAGTTCCTGATGAG GAACCTGGCGTTGGGTGGAggtctgctcctcctcctggcGGAGTGTCGCGGGGAGGCTCGCAGCGTGTTTGCAGGAGTTCCGTCCCTCGGCCATCAGAGTTCTCCAAAGCACCTCCTTCAGCTGGGAGGAAGAGTGCTCCTCGTCCTCATGTTCATGACGCTGCTGCACTTTGACCTCAGCCTCTTCAGC ATCCTGCAGAACCTGGTGGGCACGGCGCTCATCGTGCTGGTGGCGGTCGGCTTCAAGACGAAGCTCGCCGCTCTGACTCTGGTCGTCTGGCTGCTCGTCATCAACTTCACCTTCAACGCCTTCTGGAACATCCCGTCGTACAAACCCATGCACGACTTCCTCAAGTACGACTTCTTCCAGACCACCTCCGTCATCGGGGGCCTCCTGCTGGTCGTGGCCCTGGGGCCCGGCGGGGTCTCCATGGACgagaagaagaaggagtggtga